One segment of Pseudobythopirellula maris DNA contains the following:
- a CDS encoding TPR end-of-group domain-containing protein, producing the protein MNATIAPQRSAHRSLEETQLRMAVQAAEGYLELGLTEHALRELERREALTLGDGRASYLWGECLRQLDRHAEAVGVLRRTAMLLPQDTHVMLALAWCYKRVGRLDRAIQSLERAVRFAPREAVLHFNLACYWSLSMERDRSLTELRRAIALDASFRSLTEVEPDFDLLRDDPAFVRLTESPL; encoded by the coding sequence ATGAACGCCACGATCGCGCCGCAACGCTCGGCCCACCGGTCGCTCGAAGAGACCCAGCTCCGCATGGCCGTCCAAGCCGCCGAGGGCTACCTGGAGCTCGGCCTCACGGAGCACGCCCTGCGTGAACTCGAACGCCGCGAGGCGCTGACCCTCGGCGACGGGCGGGCGAGCTACCTGTGGGGCGAATGCCTCCGTCAGCTCGACCGACACGCCGAGGCGGTCGGTGTGCTGCGGCGCACGGCGATGCTGCTGCCGCAAGACACGCACGTGATGCTCGCCCTGGCCTGGTGCTACAAGCGCGTGGGGCGGCTCGACCGGGCGATCCAGTCGCTGGAGCGGGCGGTGCGGTTCGCGCCGCGCGAGGCGGTGCTGCACTTCAACCTGGCGTGCTACTGGAGCTTGTCGATGGAGCGCGACCGCTCGCTCACCGAGCTGCGCCGGGCGATCGCGCTGGACGCCAGCTTCCGTTCGCTCACCGAGGTCGAGCCCGACTTCGACCTGCTCCGCGACGACCCGGCGTTCGTGCGGCTTACCGAGTCGCCGCTTTAG
- a CDS encoding BBP7 family outer membrane beta-barrel protein produces the protein MIRRNTSRAAIAVAITAVGVSVSPCAAQSPAHGFGAYPSQGQYVSSQGQYAPAQGQHAPAQDQYTPPQGQYAQQGQAYPSQGQYAAQGAYPAQSQPAPQGQYAPQQSQLSQQVPYAPQGAYQQQAGGYARPNSAPQQQAYAAQPPMNQQPAAVQPGATQQANRFAAPQGPASQGPASQGHAPQGYGQPNYAPQAYGSQGYAPQGYGQAAAPVRVAQTPTPGELPAPPAAEEAPEIQPSTGYTPPAANYHAAPPVQAAPTQQYGASSVASYSPARGPGDCNGPGCTQGPASANQWESYAGGGCATGDCATGGYGCDTGCYDGSCGYQSCDLGVGADCGPSRQWFFGLYGITLERLDVDRYPVAFAVDDYTGLGANYFPQATDTHLYSDQADTGMQWGAETRFGFTFGSACDPCGGVVYQPFAFEVGYWAIAEETDDAALTDTTAEGAGNNYRIRNYINYGGIEYDDGGGARDYNDYVGYGMPLTEDDVQTVGVRVRESFSAQNLELNFWRFGCPAPCGGLGGGLSGCGVGSCGVGGGCDTGCDTGCYQSCPTDCCETECCPKQFFISGLAGVRYLQLDNNLQYDYQYVYDASGEAYTGFPAGDPQVLSHIIDTENQLVGFQLGSSMNWVVGCKLNLFADTNFGVYNNRISYHQWLPNATYETGGGAVRVDVSDDQLAFVGEARLGAGYQVGCNCRLTSAFRLIAVSGVAMAAEQVKSGAYNAEYLSQLDTTESLVLYGYQTGVEWKY, from the coding sequence ATGATTCGGCGGAACACAAGCCGCGCGGCGATAGCCGTGGCGATTACGGCGGTCGGTGTGAGTGTCAGTCCTTGTGCGGCGCAGTCGCCGGCTCACGGCTTCGGCGCCTACCCCTCGCAGGGCCAATACGTATCTTCGCAGGGCCAGTACGCCCCGGCGCAAGGGCAGCACGCCCCCGCGCAAGACCAGTACACGCCGCCGCAGGGCCAATACGCTCAGCAGGGGCAGGCCTATCCTTCGCAGGGCCAATACGCAGCGCAAGGCGCATACCCGGCGCAGAGCCAGCCCGCGCCGCAGGGCCAATACGCCCCGCAACAGAGCCAGCTCTCTCAGCAAGTTCCCTACGCACCGCAAGGAGCTTATCAGCAACAAGCGGGTGGCTACGCACGCCCGAACAGCGCTCCGCAGCAGCAGGCGTACGCCGCGCAGCCGCCGATGAACCAGCAGCCTGCCGCCGTGCAGCCCGGCGCCACGCAACAGGCGAATCGCTTCGCCGCGCCGCAGGGTCCCGCGTCGCAAGGTCCCGCGTCGCAAGGCCACGCGCCGCAAGGCTATGGCCAACCAAACTACGCTCCGCAAGCTTACGGATCGCAAGGCTACGCCCCTCAAGGCTACGGGCAAGCCGCCGCGCCGGTGCGAGTGGCTCAAACGCCCACGCCCGGCGAACTGCCGGCGCCGCCGGCCGCCGAAGAGGCCCCGGAGATCCAGCCGTCGACCGGCTACACGCCGCCGGCCGCGAATTACCATGCCGCACCGCCCGTCCAGGCGGCGCCCACGCAGCAATACGGCGCCTCCTCGGTCGCGTCGTACTCGCCGGCCCGCGGGCCGGGCGACTGCAACGGCCCCGGCTGCACGCAGGGACCCGCCTCGGCAAACCAATGGGAGTCTTACGCCGGCGGCGGTTGCGCGACGGGTGATTGTGCAACGGGCGGCTACGGTTGCGACACGGGATGCTACGACGGCTCGTGCGGCTATCAGTCGTGCGACCTTGGCGTGGGCGCCGACTGTGGCCCCTCGCGTCAGTGGTTCTTCGGGCTGTACGGCATCACGCTCGAACGGCTCGACGTGGACCGTTACCCGGTCGCTTTTGCCGTGGACGACTACACAGGGTTGGGCGCCAACTACTTCCCGCAGGCGACCGACACGCACCTCTACAGCGACCAGGCCGACACCGGCATGCAGTGGGGCGCCGAGACGCGCTTCGGCTTCACGTTCGGCTCGGCGTGCGACCCTTGCGGCGGCGTCGTGTATCAGCCGTTCGCGTTCGAGGTCGGTTACTGGGCGATCGCCGAGGAGACCGACGACGCCGCGCTGACCGACACAACGGCCGAAGGCGCCGGCAACAACTACCGCATCCGCAACTACATCAACTACGGCGGCATCGAGTACGACGATGGCGGCGGCGCCCGCGACTACAACGACTACGTCGGCTACGGCATGCCCCTGACGGAAGACGACGTGCAGACCGTGGGCGTGCGGGTGCGTGAGAGCTTCTCGGCCCAGAACCTGGAGCTCAATTTCTGGCGCTTCGGCTGCCCGGCCCCGTGTGGCGGACTCGGCGGCGGTCTGAGCGGCTGTGGTGTAGGAAGCTGCGGCGTAGGCGGCGGCTGCGACACGGGTTGCGACACCGGCTGCTACCAGTCGTGTCCCACCGATTGCTGCGAAACCGAGTGCTGCCCGAAGCAGTTCTTCATCAGCGGCCTGGCGGGCGTGCGTTACCTGCAGCTCGACAACAACTTGCAGTACGACTACCAGTACGTGTACGACGCCAGCGGCGAAGCCTACACTGGCTTCCCGGCTGGCGACCCGCAGGTGCTCTCGCACATCATCGACACCGAGAACCAACTCGTTGGCTTCCAACTCGGTTCGAGCATGAACTGGGTCGTCGGCTGCAAGCTGAACCTGTTCGCCGACACCAACTTCGGTGTCTACAACAACCGCATCAGCTACCACCAATGGTTGCCGAACGCCACGTACGAGACCGGTGGCGGGGCGGTCCGGGTGGACGTGAGCGACGACCAGCTGGCGTTTGTCGGCGAGGCCCGACTCGGCGCCGGCTACCAGGTGGGCTGCAACTGCCGCCTGACGAGCGCCTTCCGCCTGATCGCCGTCTCCGGCGTGGCGATGGCCGCCGAGCAGGTCAAGAGCGGCGCCTACAACGCCGAGTACCTCAGCCAGCTCGACACGACCGAGTCGCTGGTGCTCTACGGTTACCAGACCGGCGTGGAGTGGAAGTACTGA
- the dprA gene encoding DNA-processing protein DprA has translation MDWPDDLIAEMRLGSTRGLGPRTRSKLLAAFGSAEGALRAAGDELRRVSGVGPKLVQAMAGTIDAAEARRRLDRARELGIEPVVDSDPRYPASLREIPDPPAVLYVRGVLEPADQMAVAVVGTRRPTRYGERATAWVAESLARAGLVVVSGLARGVDGVAHRAALGAGVRTIAVMAGGLHEIYPPEHRRLADEVAAQGALVTESPPGTPPMSGSFPQRNRIISGLSLGVVVVEAAGRSGALITARHATEQGREVFAMPGPFDSPQSVGCHRLIQDGAKLVTSIDDILEELGSLTRPIPGEGGASTRSVGELKLTDQERLVLQAIEAAPTAIDDVIDRSELPAHRVLATVSMLETRNLIRRVSGALVVRV, from the coding sequence ATGGACTGGCCCGACGACCTGATCGCCGAGATGCGTCTGGGCTCGACCCGCGGTCTCGGTCCGCGCACGCGCAGCAAGCTGCTCGCCGCCTTCGGGTCGGCCGAGGGGGCGTTGCGTGCGGCGGGCGATGAGCTGCGACGCGTGAGCGGCGTCGGCCCGAAGCTCGTGCAGGCCATGGCCGGGACGATCGACGCGGCCGAGGCGCGGCGGCGGCTCGATCGGGCGCGGGAACTCGGTATCGAGCCGGTGGTCGATAGCGACCCGCGTTACCCCGCCTCGCTGCGCGAGATCCCCGACCCGCCGGCTGTGCTTTACGTACGCGGCGTGCTCGAGCCGGCGGACCAGATGGCTGTGGCGGTTGTCGGCACACGACGACCGACGCGCTACGGCGAGCGGGCGACGGCCTGGGTCGCCGAGAGCCTGGCCCGCGCCGGGTTGGTGGTGGTGAGCGGCTTGGCCCGTGGCGTCGACGGCGTGGCCCACCGCGCGGCGTTGGGGGCCGGCGTGCGGACGATCGCGGTGATGGCCGGCGGACTGCACGAGATCTACCCTCCCGAGCACCGCCGCTTGGCCGACGAAGTGGCGGCGCAAGGCGCGCTCGTCACCGAATCGCCCCCCGGCACGCCGCCGATGAGCGGCTCTTTCCCGCAACGCAATCGGATCATCAGCGGCTTGTCGCTCGGCGTGGTGGTTGTCGAGGCGGCCGGCAGATCGGGCGCCCTGATCACGGCCCGCCACGCCACGGAGCAGGGCCGCGAGGTCTTCGCCATGCCGGGGCCGTTCGACAGCCCGCAGTCGGTCGGCTGCCATCGTTTGATCCAAGACGGGGCGAAGCTCGTCACGTCGATCGACGACATCTTGGAAGAGCTCGGCAGCCTCACCCGGCCGATCCCCGGCGAGGGGGGCGCCAGCACCCGATCGGTGGGCGAACTGAAGCTCACCGACCAAGAACGACTGGTGCTGCAAGCGATCGAAGCGGCCCCAACGGCGATCGACGACGTGATCGACCGCTCCGAATTGCCCGCTCACCGCGTGCTGGCGACGGTCAGCATGCTCGAGACCCGCAACCTGATCCGCCGCGTGAGCGGCGCGTTGGTCGTGCGGGTTTGA
- a CDS encoding response regulator transcription factor, whose protein sequence is MNQDTYILCHAVHSTPSPELSGIQLAGQQAGFTLTSASLDTIAAGEGPPRLDALVLASDPAALLQDGALGRLLEAHPELPILVAASSCTVAAAVGLMQQGAADLLESSGPVQPDDARLSRFLSQTAASTPVRRWRLELRERLAKLTPAEVSVLDAMLTGLANKQIAQQLGIGLRTVELRRSKIMRKMVAKSAAELVRLVVVARSLDEGLVPYPSDGAKGADSPAGEPAPASTPAY, encoded by the coding sequence TTGAACCAAGACACCTACATCCTGTGCCACGCCGTCCATTCTACGCCGTCGCCCGAACTATCCGGAATCCAGCTCGCTGGCCAGCAGGCTGGTTTCACGCTGACGAGCGCCTCGCTCGACACGATCGCGGCGGGTGAGGGGCCACCCCGACTCGACGCCCTCGTGCTGGCGTCCGACCCCGCCGCCCTGCTCCAAGACGGCGCGCTCGGCCGGTTGCTCGAGGCGCATCCCGAGCTGCCGATCCTCGTCGCTGCGTCGTCTTGCACGGTGGCCGCGGCCGTGGGGCTGATGCAGCAAGGCGCCGCCGATTTGCTCGAATCGTCGGGCCCCGTCCAGCCGGACGACGCCCGTTTGAGCCGCTTCCTGAGCCAAACGGCCGCCTCGACCCCGGTCCGCCGCTGGAGGCTCGAGCTGCGGGAGCGGCTGGCCAAGCTCACCCCGGCCGAGGTGTCGGTGCTCGACGCCATGCTCACCGGTCTGGCCAACAAGCAGATCGCCCAGCAGCTCGGCATCGGGCTGCGGACGGTCGAGCTGCGTCGGTCGAAGATCATGCGCAAGATGGTCGCCAAATCGGCCGCCGAACTGGTGCGTCTGGTCGTGGTGGCCCGCTCGCTGGACGAGGGGCTCGTCCCCTACCCGAGCGACGGCGCCAAGGGCGCGGATTCGCCCGCCGGCGAGCCGGCCCCCGCGTCGACGCCGGCGTACTGA
- the aroB gene encoding 3-dehydroquinate synthase: MSELQHSVRVDLAERGYDIEIGEGVLEGIVDFVQQRHAVSHVAVITDSNVDGLYADAVADRFSDADIETHVLVIDPGESSKDPEVAHDLWQTMIEEGCDRQTMVLAVGGGVVGDLAGFVAATFARGLTFFQAPTTLLAQVDSSVGGKVGVNLEGAKNMVGAFWQPAGVLIDVATLTTLPDREYRAGLAEVVKYGVIMDEPFFAYLEAQADAINGRDSAVLAEIVRRCCRLKADVVEADEREESGRRAILNYGHTFCHALEAATNYTRLLHGEGVAIGMLCASRLAERLGRIGADVTSRQHALLEKLGLPLTAPADLDPDELVRLMWRDKKVSAGKLNFILPSRLGEVELVADPPVGDVRDSLGLGG, encoded by the coding sequence ATGAGCGAACTACAACATTCCGTCCGTGTCGATCTCGCCGAGCGTGGCTACGACATCGAAATCGGCGAGGGCGTGCTGGAGGGAATCGTCGATTTCGTCCAGCAGCGCCACGCCGTGTCGCATGTCGCCGTGATCACCGACTCGAACGTCGACGGCCTGTACGCCGACGCCGTGGCCGACCGCTTCTCCGACGCCGACATCGAGACGCACGTGCTGGTGATCGACCCGGGCGAGTCGAGCAAGGACCCCGAGGTCGCCCACGACCTCTGGCAGACGATGATCGAAGAGGGCTGCGACCGGCAGACCATGGTGCTGGCGGTCGGCGGCGGCGTGGTCGGCGACCTCGCCGGCTTCGTGGCGGCCACGTTCGCCCGCGGGCTCACTTTCTTCCAGGCGCCCACCACGCTGCTTGCGCAGGTCGATAGCTCCGTGGGCGGCAAAGTCGGGGTGAATCTTGAGGGCGCCAAGAACATGGTTGGCGCCTTCTGGCAGCCCGCCGGCGTGCTGATCGATGTCGCCACTCTCACGACCCTGCCCGACCGCGAGTACCGCGCGGGGCTGGCCGAGGTGGTCAAGTACGGCGTGATCATGGACGAACCGTTCTTTGCGTATCTCGAAGCACAGGCCGACGCGATCAACGGCCGCGACTCGGCGGTGCTGGCCGAGATCGTGCGGCGCTGCTGCCGGCTGAAGGCCGACGTGGTCGAGGCGGACGAGCGTGAGGAGTCGGGCCGGCGGGCGATTCTCAATTACGGCCACACGTTCTGCCACGCGCTCGAGGCGGCCACCAACTACACCCGTTTGCTCCACGGCGAAGGGGTGGCCATCGGCATGCTGTGCGCCTCGCGTCTCGCCGAGCGGCTCGGCCGCATCGGCGCCGACGTGACTTCCCGGCAGCACGCGCTGCTCGAGAAGCTCGGCCTGCCGCTCACAGCGCCCGCGGATCTCGACCCGGACGAGCTCGTGCGGCTCATGTGGCGTGACAAGAAGGTCAGCGCCGGGAAGCTGAACTTCATCCTGCCTTCGAGGCTGGGCGAGGTGGAACTGGTCGCTGATCCGCCAGTGGGCGATGTGCGGGACTCTTTGGGCTTGGGAGGGTGA
- a CDS encoding ParA family protein — MRSIAVINQKGGVGKTTTTVNLSAALARAGHRVGVIDLDPQAHASIHLGVDPKRPLPTTYDLLTGDVAMADTWREAGPNLSVAPAHIDLAAAESELAGVVGREVILRDKLAQEAERFDYLLIDCPPSLGVLTLNALTAVEDVFLPLQPHFLALHGLSKLMQTVGLVAERLNSRLRMAGVVLCLYDSGTKLASEVSADVAEYFQGLRDRGPVWSNVRLFDSRVRRNIRLAEAPSFGQSIFDYDPSSPGAKDYLALGDEVIAYYAGRDLITQAAA, encoded by the coding sequence ATGCGATCGATCGCGGTCATCAATCAAAAGGGAGGCGTCGGCAAGACGACCACCACCGTGAACCTGAGCGCCGCCCTGGCGCGAGCCGGGCACCGGGTGGGGGTCATCGACCTCGACCCGCAGGCGCACGCCTCGATCCACTTGGGCGTCGACCCCAAGCGGCCGTTGCCTACGACCTACGACCTGCTCACCGGCGACGTCGCGATGGCCGATACTTGGCGCGAGGCCGGGCCGAACCTGTCGGTCGCCCCTGCGCATATCGACCTGGCCGCCGCCGAGAGCGAGCTGGCTGGCGTCGTGGGCCGCGAGGTGATCTTGCGTGACAAGCTCGCCCAAGAGGCCGAGCGGTTCGACTACCTGCTGATCGATTGCCCGCCGTCGCTCGGCGTGCTCACGCTCAACGCCCTGACCGCGGTCGAAGACGTCTTCTTGCCGCTGCAACCGCACTTCCTCGCGCTGCACGGCCTGAGCAAGCTGATGCAGACCGTCGGCCTCGTGGCCGAACGGCTCAACTCGCGACTGCGGATGGCGGGCGTGGTGCTCTGCCTGTACGACTCGGGAACGAAGCTCGCCAGCGAGGTGTCGGCCGACGTGGCCGAGTACTTCCAGGGCCTGCGCGACCGCGGGCCGGTCTGGAGCAACGTGCGGCTGTTCGACTCGCGCGTGCGACGCAACATCCGCTTGGCCGAGGCGCCGAGCTTCGGCCAGTCGATCTTCGACTACGACCCGTCGAGCCCCGGCGCGAAGGACTACCTGGCGCTGGGCGACGAGGTGATCGCCTACTACGCCGGCCGCGACCTGATCACCCAAGCCGCCGCTTAA
- a CDS encoding M48 family metallopeptidase codes for MDLSPGATSEGNAADPDEANSAADGLEGANVVEGQPADSVEASPLSGAQLEDAKRYNRATLVCHLVDKVVDFAFLAVAAVWLAEPLDAWLAGFIPTGDPSVLRAFALAAVVTVLHAVVSSPISFTAGYLIEHRYGLSNQSFMGWLRNWAINNTLAVVMNSLLFGGLFAIIGLTGGWWWLAAAAAFFVVSVVLGQLTPVLLLPLFYKVDRIDDPNLLERMTRLAADGGLTIEGVYRLGMGAETKKANAMLAGLGRTRRVLMGDTLLEAFSPEEVDVVFAHEVGHHVRRHIPKLLVAGAVIAIVGFGATHLAITRWTGLTDPVAWPTATLAPMMLLLAMMGTLIGPLMNFMSRKHEREADRYALEATGDPESFRTAFLRLARMNKADPNPHPLEVVLLHSHPPIAERLAAAKSFAASPTK; via the coding sequence ATGGACCTCTCCCCCGGCGCGACAAGTGAAGGCAACGCTGCTGACCCCGATGAAGCCAACTCGGCAGCGGACGGTTTGGAGGGGGCCAACGTGGTCGAGGGCCAGCCGGCCGATTCGGTCGAAGCCTCGCCGCTCAGCGGCGCCCAGCTCGAAGACGCCAAACGCTACAACCGAGCCACGCTCGTTTGCCACCTGGTCGATAAGGTGGTCGATTTCGCCTTCCTGGCCGTGGCCGCCGTGTGGCTCGCCGAGCCGCTCGACGCCTGGCTCGCCGGTTTCATCCCCACGGGCGACCCCTCGGTGCTGCGGGCCTTTGCCCTGGCGGCGGTCGTCACGGTGCTGCACGCCGTGGTCTCCTCGCCGATCTCGTTCACGGCCGGCTACTTGATCGAGCACCGCTACGGGCTCAGCAACCAGTCCTTCATGGGTTGGCTGCGCAACTGGGCGATCAACAACACCTTGGCGGTGGTGATGAACTCGCTGCTGTTCGGCGGCCTGTTCGCCATCATCGGCCTGACGGGCGGGTGGTGGTGGCTGGCTGCGGCTGCGGCGTTCTTTGTCGTCTCGGTCGTGCTGGGGCAACTGACGCCGGTGCTCCTGCTGCCGCTGTTTTACAAGGTCGACCGCATCGACGACCCCAACCTGCTCGAGCGGATGACACGCCTGGCGGCCGACGGCGGGCTCACGATCGAGGGCGTTTACCGCCTCGGCATGGGCGCCGAGACGAAAAAGGCGAACGCCATGCTCGCCGGCCTGGGCCGCACGCGGCGCGTTCTGATGGGCGACACGCTGCTCGAGGCGTTCTCGCCCGAGGAGGTCGATGTCGTGTTCGCCCACGAAGTGGGGCACCACGTGCGGCGCCACATCCCCAAGCTGCTCGTGGCGGGAGCCGTGATCGCCATCGTCGGCTTCGGCGCGACGCACCTAGCGATCACCCGATGGACCGGCCTGACCGACCCGGTCGCGTGGCCCACCGCCACGCTCGCGCCGATGATGCTGTTGCTCGCCATGATGGGAACACTGATCGGCCCGCTGATGAATTTCATGAGCCGCAAGCACGAACGCGAGGCCGACCGCTACGCGCTCGAGGCGACGGGCGACCCCGAATCGTTCCGCACGGCTTTCTTGCGGTTGGCGCGGATGAACAAGGCCGACCCGAACCCGCACCCGCTGGAGGTCGTGCTGCTGCACAGCCACCCGCCGATCGCTGAGCGCCTGGCCGCGGCGAAGTCGTTCGCGGCATCGCCGACAAAGTGA
- a CDS encoding RNA polymerase sigma factor has protein sequence MTDEQLLAAHRDDPDAGHLAALIKRYERELYNYLRRYTGDAAMAEDAFQGTFLQVHLKCDKFDTGRRFRPWLYTVATNQAIDLQRRNRRHQIVSLDRANRSEHAEVGSLIDLLSSGEADPSERFDTAERKEWVQRAVAALPEQLQSAVSLVYFRGLKYREAAAELSIPVGTVKSRLHSAINQLGQSWRDSHTTN, from the coding sequence ATGACCGACGAACAGCTGCTCGCCGCCCACCGCGACGACCCCGATGCGGGTCACCTCGCCGCGCTGATCAAGCGTTACGAGCGGGAGCTGTACAATTACCTGCGTCGCTACACGGGCGACGCGGCCATGGCCGAAGACGCCTTCCAGGGGACCTTCCTTCAGGTCCACCTGAAGTGCGACAAGTTCGACACCGGCCGCCGGTTCCGGCCCTGGCTCTACACCGTGGCCACTAACCAGGCGATCGACCTGCAGCGTCGCAACCGGCGCCACCAGATCGTCAGTCTCGACCGCGCCAACCGCTCGGAGCACGCCGAGGTGGGGTCGCTGATCGATTTACTTTCCAGCGGAGAGGCCGATCCGAGCGAACGCTTCGACACGGCCGAGCGTAAGGAGTGGGTGCAACGAGCCGTCGCCGCCCTGCCGGAGCAACTCCAGAGTGCGGTGTCGCTCGTCTACTTCCGCGGCCTGAAGTACCGTGAGGCCGCGGCCGAGCTTTCCATTCCGGTGGGCACCGTCAAGAGCCGACTCCACTCCGCCATCAACCAGCTGGGCCAGTCGTGGCGTGATTCGCACACCACGAACTGA